A window from Aerococcus sp. Group 1 encodes these proteins:
- a CDS encoding phospho-sugar glycosidase domain-containing protein — MCRPDVSEYVVRSQCARGKITDSIEPSNQTFRNKGSITVDNNLAGRYEGEFEIIKKDLPSTPSCPFSQCDRIDYFGRYSPNPIYRQ; from the coding sequence ATGTGTCGTCCAGATGTTAGTGAATACGTAGTCAGGAGTCAATGTGCTAGAGGAAAAATTACAGATTCTATTGAACCTTCCAATCAAACCTTTCGAAACAAGGGGAGCATCACGGTCGATAACAACTTAGCTGGTAGGTATGAAGGGGAATTTGAAATTATCAAGAAAGATCTACCTAGTACCCCTTCGTGCCCCTTCAGTCAATGTGATCGGATTGATTACTTCGGAAGATACTCCCCTAATCCAATTTATCGGCAGTAA
- a CDS encoding MurR/RpiR family transcriptional regulator: MTKLSGSEAQVGRYIIEHADDVIQMNVKELARESGPSISTVVRFCQSIGTEGLFAVKNKTVFRESISC; this comes from the coding sequence TTGACTAAGCTGTCGGGGTCTGAAGCTCAGGTTGGGAGATATATTATTGAACATGCTGATGACGTCATTCAAATGAATGTCAAAGAACTCGCCAGAGAGTCTGGTCCCAGTATCTCTACTGTGGTACGCTTTTGTCAGTCTATTGGGACTGAAGGGCTATTCGCAGTTAAAAATAAAACTGTCTTCAGAGAGTCAATTAGTTGTTGA
- a CDS encoding SIS domain-containing protein has protein sequence MINAPIIYCYGLGASHLVGEDLVQKFARVGKTILNYEDSHQLASAMGTAFKDSLFLLISYSGQTHEVIELANLAHELNIKVIVMTSSSGNNLQKQADYQLLVAQYREASLRAGAMISLLNHLFLNDILFLYFLSTTYKKLLLV, from the coding sequence ATGATTAATGCACCGATTATTTATTGCTATGGTTTGGGTGCTTCACATCTTGTCGGTGAAGATTTAGTGCAGAAATTTGCTCGAGTAGGAAAAACAATATTAAATTATGAGGATTCCCATCAATTGGCTTCAGCCATGGGAACGGCCTTTAAGGATTCTCTTTTTCTACTCATTTCCTATTCTGGTCAAACCCACGAAGTGATTGAATTAGCTAATCTGGCTCATGAATTAAATATCAAAGTCATTGTAATGACATCAAGCTCAGGGAATAACTTACAAAAACAAGCAGATTACCAGCTCTTAGTCGCTCAATATCGTGAAGCGTCTCTGCGTGCTGGAGCAATGATCTCCTTACTGAATCATCTATTCTTAAATGATATCTTATTTCTATATTTCCTATCGACTACGTATAAAAAACTCTTACTAGTTTAG
- a CDS encoding Spo0B domain-containing protein, with product MTFTLVIVTLLIMFFILTRSSKQTIVDSQADMLLKVGHEIADDPFIQSSAEDTHFSQQIIDYASAEEARFGLDYVVIMTKDSTRLTHPNRHLIGSPFQGEQDQYDALNGKSYTRTGQGPMGRSMRAFVPILNQENQVVGAVALGIMLPKLNLLFDQARHTVISSILVAFLVAGIMAIWLAYSLKNRMLGMEPEEIAQVVEERNAMFNYTDMAILITDPKGKIRFENNSAITYIGNYLNQPYSAIFPNLKVKDKAFMSLIKSVNEDEYVGSVAPIIVNREKRGYLFILRNALEVIDLVNQLENSHYFAKQLVKQNHDFLNKVHVIYGLTDLGEYKELKSYLQDLISDKSHFNQNVQLLINNPTIAGYLLLGANHYSTYRQITVKDEIPEAQNFSQNNEWLKITNTIEESLNQLQDTVKIDIELEYVNDHLLTSFYLYPDQGLYHKVAKVLDQVHNDFDKVKINNKRNYFVLSYQVQYGG from the coding sequence ATGACCTTTACTTTAGTGATTGTTACCTTATTAATCATGTTTTTTATCTTAACTCGGTCCAGTAAGCAGACCATTGTCGATTCTCAAGCGGACATGTTGTTAAAAGTGGGCCATGAAATTGCGGACGATCCCTTTATCCAGTCCTCTGCTGAAGATACGCATTTTTCCCAGCAGATTATCGACTATGCCTCTGCTGAAGAAGCTCGCTTTGGCTTGGATTATGTGGTGATAATGACTAAGGATAGTACCCGACTAACCCACCCCAACCGTCATTTAATTGGAAGTCCCTTCCAGGGAGAACAAGACCAGTATGATGCCCTCAATGGTAAATCCTATACCCGGACAGGGCAAGGCCCTATGGGGCGGTCGATGCGTGCCTTTGTCCCTATCCTCAATCAAGAGAATCAAGTGGTAGGCGCAGTAGCTTTAGGGATCATGTTGCCCAAGTTAAATCTCTTATTCGATCAGGCTAGACACACAGTGATCAGTTCTATCTTGGTCGCCTTTCTTGTGGCAGGGATAATGGCCATTTGGTTGGCTTATTCCTTAAAGAACCGCATGTTGGGAATGGAACCTGAAGAAATTGCCCAGGTAGTGGAAGAGCGCAATGCCATGTTTAATTATACCGATATGGCTATCCTAATCACTGATCCAAAAGGGAAAATCCGTTTTGAGAATAATAGTGCAATCACCTATATTGGCAACTATCTCAACCAACCTTATTCTGCAATTTTCCCTAATTTAAAGGTAAAGGACAAGGCATTTATGTCTTTGATTAAGTCGGTCAACGAGGATGAATATGTCGGTTCTGTGGCTCCGATTATTGTCAACCGGGAGAAACGAGGCTATCTTTTTATATTACGTAATGCTTTAGAAGTGATTGATTTAGTTAACCAGCTGGAGAATTCCCACTACTTTGCCAAGCAATTAGTCAAGCAGAACCATGATTTTCTCAATAAAGTTCATGTTATCTATGGCCTAACTGATTTAGGGGAATATAAGGAATTAAAGAGTTATTTGCAAGACTTAATTAGTGATAAGAGCCACTTCAATCAAAATGTGCAGCTATTGATTAACAATCCCACCATAGCGGGCTATTTACTCCTAGGCGCTAATCACTATTCCACTTATCGGCAGATCACTGTGAAGGATGAAATTCCCGAAGCCCAAAATTTTAGTCAGAATAATGAATGGCTGAAAATCACCAATACGATTGAAGAAAGCTTAAACCAGCTTCAAGACACGGTGAAAATTGACATTGAACTGGAATATGTCAATGATCATTTATTGACTTCATTCTATTTATATCCTGACCAAGGTCTTTACCATAAAGTCGCTAAGGTCTTAGATCAAGTACACAATGATTTTGATAAGGTGAAAATAAATAATAAGAGAAACTACTTTGTTTTAAGCTATCAAGTGCAATATGGAGGCTAA
- a CDS encoding response regulator yields the protein MYKVMLVEDDRMVQAINKQYVEKVSGFEVTAVTESYQEALDQLAEDHFDLLLIDDHLDDFQSPGMQLVEYLATRDQHPGVIMLTAQNAKSAIQKGLNLGVQDYILKPFTFERLESSLLRFKKERELLNQEEEIDQDILDQLYGYPDDLGADNRLAESANMEMSDSIEKGLTFSTMEVIAASIESQDCESFTIPQITQKSQLSHVTVRKYIHYLVKKGYLKTFQYYGTTGRPTIHYQQVHPLDRSL from the coding sequence ATGTATAAAGTAATGCTTGTTGAAGATGACCGCATGGTTCAAGCCATTAACAAACAATATGTCGAAAAAGTGTCAGGCTTTGAAGTAACTGCGGTGACAGAAAGTTACCAAGAGGCCCTTGATCAGTTAGCTGAGGACCATTTCGACCTTTTGTTAATTGATGATCATTTGGACGATTTCCAATCACCCGGTATGCAGCTGGTTGAATATTTGGCTACTCGTGACCAGCATCCGGGAGTAATCATGTTAACGGCTCAAAACGCCAAATCAGCCATTCAAAAGGGCTTAAATTTAGGGGTGCAGGACTATATTCTCAAACCCTTTACCTTTGAACGCTTAGAAAGTAGTTTGCTTCGGTTTAAAAAGGAAAGAGAGTTATTAAATCAAGAGGAGGAGATTGACCAAGACATCTTGGACCAATTATATGGTTATCCGGATGACTTAGGTGCCGACAACCGTTTAGCGGAGTCTGCTAATATGGAAATGAGTGATAGTATCGAAAAGGGTCTGACCTTTTCCACCATGGAAGTCATTGCCGCGTCCATCGAAAGCCAAGATTGTGAATCTTTTACTATTCCCCAAATCACTCAGAAAAGCCAACTCTCCCATGTGACGGTGCGTAAATATATCCATTATCTGGTTAAAAAGGGCTATCTGAAGACCTTCCAATACTATGGAACAACTGGGCGGCCTACTATTCATTACCAACAAGTCCACCCCTTGGATAGAAGTTTGTGA
- a CDS encoding AEC family transporter — protein sequence MSFGEILIATLTNMKFISAITSTIGIILIGYICRRRGIFNQHVSKVLSTVVLKLAIPCMAFNAFMQDLNVQQLHQSMSVLVWGLLIYLVFIVITRLTYARYEGDTQLVLRMLTIFGSTTFFGIPIVSAVYGADGVIYANVFNIGYRIFLYSYCYILMSGLQFKKSNLKSIFLNPTILFTLAGLLIWAMQAYLPHVTVETLAKTGEMVERQAPILRFDLTLPWLYQLMNYLSKLASPLAWLSIGATLGESEITEAVKDNKVWYYAFNKMLIVPLITLVCGILFTVTNTLPMDYAAIGTTVVMMATPPASVAVSYAIGFGRESKLASNASFVTTLTATLAIPIWLVVIEILKTSGII from the coding sequence ATGTCGTTTGGTGAAATATTGATAGCTACCCTGACAAATATGAAGTTTATTTCGGCAATTACTTCGACGATTGGGATTATCTTGATTGGTTATATTTGCAGACGTCGTGGCATCTTTAACCAACATGTTTCTAAAGTCTTGTCAACGGTAGTTTTAAAGTTAGCGATTCCATGTATGGCCTTCAATGCCTTTATGCAAGATTTGAATGTCCAACAACTCCACCAAAGTATGAGTGTTTTGGTATGGGGCCTGTTAATTTATTTAGTTTTTATTGTTATTACCCGTCTTACTTATGCGCGTTATGAGGGGGACACCCAACTTGTTTTACGCATGTTAACGATTTTTGGCTCGACAACCTTTTTTGGGATTCCAATTGTGTCAGCGGTTTACGGGGCTGACGGGGTCATTTACGCCAATGTTTTTAACATCGGTTACCGGATCTTCTTATATTCCTATTGCTATATCTTGATGAGTGGTTTGCAATTTAAAAAGAGCAACCTCAAAAGTATCTTCCTCAATCCGACGATCTTATTTACCTTGGCGGGTTTACTGATTTGGGCTATGCAGGCTTATCTGCCCCATGTCACGGTGGAAACCCTGGCCAAGACTGGAGAAATGGTTGAGCGTCAAGCCCCAATTCTCCGCTTTGACTTAACCCTACCTTGGTTATACCAATTGATGAACTATTTATCTAAATTGGCTTCACCATTGGCCTGGTTATCAATCGGGGCAACTCTTGGTGAAAGTGAAATTACCGAAGCGGTTAAGGACAACAAGGTGTGGTACTACGCCTTTAATAAAATGCTTATTGTTCCATTGATTACTTTAGTCTGTGGGATTTTATTCACGGTGACGAACACTCTCCCAATGGATTATGCCGCAATTGGGACGACTGTAGTGATGATGGCGACTCCACCGGCCAGTGTGGCGGTCTCCTATGCGATTGGTTTTGGACGTGAAAGTAAGCTAGCCTCGAACGCCTCTTTTGTAACCACCTTAACGGCTACCCTAGCCATCCCAATTTGGCTGGTGGTAATTGAAATCTTAAAAACCAGTGGGATTATTTAA
- a CDS encoding NAD(P)-dependent oxidoreductase has translation MTFKVACYGVRSNEVDIFNQYNKYNYDLTLIEELLTEDNIETAKSHDAVLLRGNCVANRKNLELLKSWGIDLVFTRTVGINHIDMDAIRDLGQVVARVPGYSPNAIAELAVTLAMSLLRNVPYTTEATAKAYDFRVKPRMFSREVRNCTVGIIGCGRIGVTEAKLFQGLGARVIGYDIYQSDAAKEVVEFKDTQDELLKEADIVSIHSAYIEGENDKMINRHFIETMKDDAILVNTARGELQDNQAIIDALKADKLYGFAADVLPNEGPIFFHNFDRLEDVPDETVQELIKLYPRVLLTPHVGSNTDEAVKNMVEYSMDNFEEYLTTGKVANLVE, from the coding sequence ATGACTTTTAAAGTAGCTTGCTATGGGGTACGGTCGAACGAAGTGGATATTTTTAACCAATATAATAAGTATAATTATGACCTAACTTTAATTGAAGAATTATTGACTGAAGATAATATTGAAACCGCTAAAAGCCATGATGCTGTCCTACTCAGAGGAAACTGTGTGGCCAATCGGAAAAACCTGGAATTACTGAAATCCTGGGGCATTGATTTAGTTTTCACCCGGACTGTGGGAATTAACCACATCGATATGGACGCTATCCGCGACTTAGGCCAAGTGGTCGCTCGAGTACCAGGCTATTCTCCGAATGCCATTGCCGAATTAGCAGTGACCCTGGCCATGAGTTTGTTGCGTAATGTGCCTTATACTACTGAAGCGACCGCTAAGGCATACGATTTCCGTGTGAAACCTCGTATGTTTAGTCGCGAAGTGAGAAATTGTACGGTGGGAATCATTGGTTGCGGACGTATTGGCGTGACCGAAGCTAAACTCTTCCAAGGTTTAGGAGCTAGGGTGATTGGTTATGATATCTATCAATCTGATGCGGCCAAAGAAGTCGTTGAATTTAAAGACACCCAAGACGAACTCTTAAAAGAGGCTGATATTGTAAGTATTCACTCGGCCTACATTGAAGGTGAAAATGACAAGATGATTAACCGTCATTTTATCGAAACCATGAAAGATGACGCTATCTTAGTCAATACTGCCCGAGGAGAACTCCAAGACAACCAAGCCATTATCGATGCCCTTAAAGCAGATAAATTGTATGGCTTTGCGGCCGATGTGCTCCCCAATGAAGGACCAATTTTCTTCCACAACTTCGATCGTTTAGAAGATGTTCCTGATGAAACGGTTCAAGAATTGATTAAGTTATATCCAAGAGTCCTGCTAACTCCTCATGTAGGTTCCAACACCGATGAAGCAGTCAAAAACATGGTGGAATATTCCATGGATAATTTTGAAGAATACCTTACCACTGGGAAAGTTGCTAATTTGGTGGAGTAA
- a CDS encoding sugar-binding transcriptional regulator: MNSKKDLIRVAKLYYYHNLTQEEIADQVGISRIKVSRMLKKARDMGIITVVVNDTPNYEHVERTIKESFQLKNVMITDIHNHDVRGSLAQMAGSYLNTILEEGDTIAVGWGKTLQELTKYCYGNLNKKTLFTPLIGGHGDKNFNRHSNSIANQFAENYLAKSATILAPAFAQSQVAADMYMHDPNVLATIDRSSQANIAIFSIGNPNDEENNIISTGYLSEKETALIKESDTTSDIASIIFLNQEGKEILQELEERRISVSQKAFAQIDRKICIAGGRKKHISILSAIKSQYVDELITDIDTARFLTENI; this comes from the coding sequence ATGAACAGTAAAAAAGATCTTATTCGAGTGGCTAAACTCTACTACTACCACAACCTGACCCAGGAAGAAATCGCTGACCAGGTGGGCATTTCTCGCATCAAAGTCTCCCGTATGCTCAAAAAAGCCCGTGATATGGGTATTATAACCGTCGTTGTTAATGACACCCCTAACTACGAGCATGTTGAACGCACCATTAAAGAAAGTTTTCAACTTAAAAACGTCATGATTACGGATATCCATAACCATGACGTCCGCGGATCCCTAGCCCAAATGGCTGGCTCTTATTTAAATACTATTCTTGAAGAAGGCGACACGATCGCTGTGGGATGGGGAAAGACCCTACAAGAATTGACCAAGTATTGCTACGGCAATCTGAATAAAAAGACGCTCTTCACTCCCCTGATCGGCGGTCACGGAGATAAGAACTTCAACCGCCATTCCAATTCCATCGCCAACCAATTTGCCGAAAACTATCTGGCCAAGTCAGCTACCATCCTAGCCCCAGCCTTCGCCCAAAGCCAAGTTGCTGCCGACATGTACATGCACGACCCCAACGTCTTGGCCACTATTGATAGAAGCAGTCAAGCCAACATCGCCATCTTCAGTATCGGTAACCCTAATGACGAAGAAAATAATATTATCTCGACCGGCTACCTGTCCGAAAAAGAGACAGCCCTCATCAAGGAAAGTGATACCACGAGTGATATTGCCTCCATTATTTTCCTTAACCAAGAAGGTAAAGAAATCCTTCAAGAGTTAGAAGAACGCCGCATCAGCGTCTCCCAAAAGGCCTTTGCTCAAATTGACCGTAAAATCTGTATCGCTGGCGGGCGAAAAAAACATATAAGTATTCTCTCCGCCATTAAGAGTCAGTATGTTGATGAATTGATTACAGATATTGATACGGCCCGGTTCTTGACGGAGAATATTTAG
- a CDS encoding MurR/RpiR family transcriptional regulator — translation METNIAELIKQKYNHLPNSQRKVADYILNHGGEVMNHTLSDLAAKSGVSIPSVVRFTHTIGYSGFSEFKKAILLETGQQQNQDNGFEKNSRVNLDFSPKDSLSDVPKMVVDKSIRGMQDTLNLLDRNDFEEAITKIISAKRVSIYGIGTSSSVALDFVSRLIRIGIPATYYSDIHLQQLAVHSYTEDDLLIGISHSGATMDAVDTLKLAKSRGVQTIALTNYKSHFINEYADISLLTGDNETSLYSETMVSRISLLTLIDMLYIGIILSDYDHYTQQLEQISHFVDSKNY, via the coding sequence ATGGAAACCAACATAGCAGAACTGATTAAGCAAAAGTATAATCATTTGCCCAATTCACAGAGAAAAGTCGCTGATTATATTTTAAATCATGGTGGTGAGGTCATGAATCATACTTTGTCTGATTTAGCGGCTAAATCGGGAGTTAGTATTCCTAGTGTGGTTCGTTTTACGCACACCATTGGCTACTCTGGCTTCAGTGAATTTAAGAAGGCTATCTTACTAGAAACGGGTCAACAACAGAACCAAGACAATGGCTTTGAGAAAAATTCTCGTGTCAATCTCGATTTTTCGCCTAAAGATTCCTTAAGTGATGTTCCCAAGATGGTGGTGGACAAGTCTATACGAGGCATGCAGGATACCTTAAACTTGCTAGATAGGAATGATTTTGAAGAGGCCATTACAAAAATTATTTCAGCCAAACGGGTAAGTATCTATGGAATAGGAACGTCTTCCAGTGTTGCTTTAGACTTTGTCAGCCGTCTGATCCGTATCGGCATACCAGCGACTTATTATTCAGATATTCATTTACAGCAATTGGCTGTTCACTCCTACACAGAGGATGATTTATTGATCGGGATTTCTCATTCTGGAGCCACAATGGATGCCGTGGATACCCTGAAATTAGCAAAGTCAAGAGGGGTACAAACGATTGCTTTGACTAACTATAAATCCCATTTTATTAATGAATATGCTGATATTTCTCTTCTCACCGGTGATAATGAAACCTCTTTATACAGTGAGACCATGGTTTCACGTATTTCGCTTTTGACTCTGATCGATATGTTATATATTGGAATCATTTTGAGTGACTATGATCACTATACCCAACAGCTTGAACAAATTAGTCATTTCGTCGATAGTAAAAATTACTAA